The Paraburkholderia sp. SOS3 genome includes a region encoding these proteins:
- a CDS encoding MATE family efflux transporter — protein sequence MSQSGLSRPLAGPPSLTRHAADTARLAAPLAIAQLSQMAMSVTDTVLLGSLGPDALAAGGLGANLFFVVVTLLQGVLTSVSVSVSHARGAQADERVPDIYWTGFVLSILLAVPAFVLLSFAAPILKTFGEPAVLAGHIGEYCAVLRWGAPASLIGVGLMRSFLPAIGAAKRLLWVSVGSVVFNGFLNYGLIHGAYRLPRLGFLGSAVATTITVWLSALMLMALLHLRPRYRHFVTAARPNVPLMGELFGIGWPVAITYGVESLLFLATGLMVGLFGEAQLAAHQIALNVASVAFMVPLAIGQAANVRVGYWSGAGVPLAARHAGFVALGLGVGFMSLSGLVMVSAPHWIVGLYLHLDDPSNAHTVALASSLLGVAAIFQIVDGMQTVGSGCLRGLKDTRVPMIAATFGYWGIGFPTGYVLAFHFGLGARGLWWGLAAGLASVAILMTLRFRRISARHIAAVQA from the coding sequence ATGTCCCAATCCGGTCTGTCCCGCCCGCTTGCCGGGCCGCCGTCGCTGACGCGTCACGCCGCCGACACCGCGCGCCTCGCCGCGCCGCTCGCCATCGCGCAGTTGTCGCAGATGGCGATGAGCGTCACCGACACGGTGCTGCTCGGCTCGCTCGGCCCCGACGCGCTCGCCGCCGGCGGCCTCGGCGCGAACCTGTTCTTCGTCGTCGTCACGCTGCTGCAAGGGGTGCTGACGTCGGTCAGCGTCAGCGTCTCGCACGCGCGCGGCGCACAGGCCGACGAGCGCGTGCCGGACATCTACTGGACCGGCTTCGTGCTCTCGATCCTGCTCGCCGTTCCCGCCTTCGTGCTGCTGTCGTTCGCGGCACCGATCCTGAAGACGTTCGGCGAACCGGCGGTGCTCGCCGGGCACATCGGCGAATACTGCGCGGTGCTGCGCTGGGGCGCGCCCGCGAGTCTGATCGGCGTCGGTCTGATGCGCTCGTTCCTGCCGGCGATCGGCGCGGCGAAGCGTTTGCTGTGGGTCTCGGTCGGCAGCGTCGTGTTCAACGGCTTTCTCAACTACGGCCTCATTCACGGCGCGTATCGACTGCCGCGTCTGGGCTTTCTCGGTTCGGCCGTCGCGACGACAATCACCGTCTGGCTGTCCGCGCTGATGCTGATGGCGCTGCTCCATCTGCGGCCGCGCTACCGGCACTTCGTGACCGCGGCACGGCCCAACGTGCCGCTGATGGGCGAACTGTTCGGCATCGGCTGGCCCGTTGCGATCACGTACGGCGTCGAATCGCTGCTGTTTCTCGCGACCGGCCTGATGGTCGGCCTGTTCGGGGAAGCGCAGCTTGCCGCGCATCAGATCGCGCTGAACGTCGCGTCGGTGGCCTTCATGGTGCCGCTCGCGATCGGCCAGGCCGCGAATGTGCGCGTCGGCTACTGGTCGGGCGCGGGCGTACCGCTCGCCGCGCGCCATGCGGGCTTCGTCGCGCTCGGCCTCGGCGTCGGCTTCATGTCGCTGTCGGGACTCGTGATGGTGAGCGCGCCGCACTGGATCGTCGGCCTCTATCTGCACCTCGACGACCCGTCGAACGCGCACACGGTCGCGCTTGCCAGTTCGCTGCTCGGCGTCGCGGCGATCTTCCAGATTGTCGACGGCATGCAGACGGTGGGGTCCGGCTGCCTGCGCGGACTCAAGGACACGCGCGTGCCGATGATCGCCGCGACCTTCGGCTACTGGGGGATCGGCTTTCCGACCGGGTACGTGCTCGCGTTCCACTTCGGGCTGGGCGCGCGCGGACTCTGGTGGGGACTTGCCGCGGGCCTCGCGAGCGTCGCGATCCTGATGACATTGCGCTTTCGCCGGATAAGCGCGCGTCATATCGCGGCCGTGCAGGCGTAA
- a CDS encoding RNA-binding S4 domain-containing protein, whose translation MPNLDFTLTGDYVELHNLLKLTGLADSGGSAKVLVASGAVKVDDQVELRKTCKIRAGQVVLLGDTRIAVHEA comes from the coding sequence ATGCCCAACCTCGATTTCACGCTGACCGGCGATTACGTCGAACTGCACAATCTGCTGAAGCTCACGGGTCTCGCGGACAGCGGCGGATCCGCCAAGGTGCTCGTCGCATCGGGTGCGGTGAAGGTGGACGACCAGGTCGAACTGCGCAAAACGTGCAAGATCCGCGCGGGCCAGGTCGTGCTGCTCGGCGATACGCGCATCGCGGTCCACGAAGCGTGA
- a CDS encoding DUF4088 family protein has product MGQITLSLKDETVASLRKDFDAFVRVSLKLDAQFATPSFEDFLRAKLLDSMVPLTEHAVQRMLQGGQYAWAKRTLDKEFPDVVAILMRQATDFGFAFASRSEWTPEELAKQCREWATAIVNEAQCSPNLVDPLAAQIKSAAQDIQTVEESMQTPAWRLAESLRQRVYEAKVACETSFGSTAREKLGELRGLLRLGITHGSFQKQEAQQIMEYLRLLKPEIFVEEPYDVFTRLAAWLRNFFMPAPRPQSPQQQQQQRQPR; this is encoded by the coding sequence ATGGGGCAAATCACCCTTTCATTGAAGGACGAGACTGTCGCCTCGTTGCGCAAGGATTTCGACGCGTTCGTACGCGTCTCGCTGAAACTCGACGCGCAGTTCGCGACGCCGTCGTTCGAGGATTTTTTGCGTGCGAAGCTGCTCGACAGCATGGTGCCGCTGACCGAGCACGCCGTGCAGCGAATGCTGCAAGGCGGCCAATACGCATGGGCCAAACGTACGCTGGACAAAGAATTCCCTGACGTTGTCGCGATTCTGATGCGACAGGCGACGGACTTCGGCTTTGCGTTCGCCTCCCGCTCCGAATGGACGCCCGAAGAGCTCGCGAAGCAATGCCGCGAATGGGCGACGGCGATCGTCAACGAGGCGCAATGCAGCCCCAATCTCGTCGATCCGCTCGCCGCGCAGATCAAGTCGGCGGCCCAGGACATTCAGACCGTTGAAGAATCGATGCAGACGCCCGCGTGGCGGCTCGCGGAATCGCTGCGCCAGCGCGTGTACGAAGCAAAGGTCGCCTGCGAGACGAGCTTTGGCAGCACCGCGCGCGAAAAGCTCGGCGAGCTGCGCGGCCTGTTGCGCCTCGGCATTACGCACGGCTCGTTTCAGAAGCAGGAAGCGCAGCAGATCATGGAATACCTGCGGCTGCTGAAGCCGGAGATTTTCGTCGAAGAGCCATACGACGTGTTCACGCGGCTCGCCGCGTGGCTGCGCAACTTCTTTATGCCGGCACCGCGGCCTCAGTCGCCGCAACAGCAACAGCAGCAGCGGCAGCCGCGCTAA
- a CDS encoding ATP-dependent helicase, giving the protein MPGACASCAGASGADAWLARLNDEQRAAVEYGADDATRAPGALLVIAGAGSGKTSTLAHRVAYLVVKGADPRRILLLTFSRRAALEMTHRVTRIAGDALGARAALAQGLTWSGTFHSVGARLLREYADLIGLAPTFTINDREDSADLMNLVRHELGFSGKERRFPSKSTCFAIYSRVVNTGASLGDVLNSTFPWCREWEADLRVLFAAYVDAKQKQGVLDYDDLLLYWSHMAAEPSIAADLSSRFDHVLVDEYQDTNRLQASILLALKPDGRGLTVVGDDAQSIYSFRGATVRNILDFPAHFDPPAKQVTLERNYRSTQPILTASNAVIGLASERFTKNLWTDKASAQRPRLVTVADDAAQARYVVEQVLAAREAGVRLKSQAVLFRAAHHSAALEVELTRRNIPFVKFGGLKFLDSIHVKDVLAVLRWAENPRDRVAGFRVVQLLPGVGPATAARVLDVAVGAPPAGVSAAGNSAVGNSAPVAARTATAQTLASFVPPPRAQEDWPSFVALMSTLNERKSVWPAEFELIRRWYEPHLERNHEDAIVRHADLLQMESIAGTYASRERFLTELTLDPPDATSGESGVPLLDEDYLILSTIHSAKGQEWRNVFVLNGVDGCIPSDLATGSDEEIDEERRLLYVAMTRAKEDLHIVVPQRFYVHNQTHLGDRHVWASRTRFIPVDLLPLFDAYAWPPVAVPAAPTAAGLAAAAQAKVEIAAKLRKMWE; this is encoded by the coding sequence ATGCCCGGCGCTTGTGCGTCGTGTGCCGGCGCATCGGGCGCCGACGCCTGGCTCGCCAGACTCAATGACGAACAGCGCGCCGCCGTCGAATACGGCGCCGACGACGCCACGCGCGCGCCCGGCGCGCTGCTCGTTATCGCGGGCGCGGGCTCCGGCAAGACCAGCACGCTTGCGCACCGCGTCGCGTATCTGGTCGTCAAGGGCGCGGACCCGCGCCGCATTCTGCTGTTGACGTTTTCGCGCCGCGCCGCCCTCGAGATGACGCACCGCGTCACGCGCATCGCCGGCGACGCGCTCGGCGCGCGCGCGGCGCTCGCCCAGGGTTTGACGTGGTCGGGCACATTCCACAGCGTCGGCGCGCGTTTGCTGCGCGAATACGCGGATCTGATCGGCCTCGCGCCGACCTTCACGATCAACGATCGCGAAGACTCGGCCGACCTGATGAACCTCGTGCGCCACGAACTGGGCTTTTCGGGAAAGGAGCGCCGGTTCCCGTCGAAGTCGACCTGCTTTGCGATCTATTCGCGCGTCGTCAATACGGGTGCATCGCTCGGCGACGTGCTGAACAGCACTTTTCCGTGGTGCCGCGAATGGGAAGCCGATTTGCGCGTGCTGTTTGCCGCGTACGTCGACGCGAAACAGAAGCAAGGCGTGCTCGACTACGACGATCTGCTGCTCTACTGGTCGCATATGGCGGCCGAGCCGTCGATCGCGGCCGATCTGTCGAGCCGCTTCGACCATGTGCTCGTCGACGAATATCAGGACACCAACCGGTTGCAGGCGTCGATCCTGCTCGCGCTGAAGCCCGATGGCCGCGGGCTGACCGTCGTCGGTGACGACGCGCAGTCGATCTATTCGTTTCGCGGCGCGACCGTGCGCAACATCCTCGATTTCCCGGCGCACTTCGACCCGCCGGCAAAGCAGGTCACGCTCGAGCGCAACTACCGTTCAACGCAGCCCATTCTCACGGCGTCCAATGCGGTCATCGGCCTCGCGTCGGAGCGCTTTACGAAGAACTTGTGGACCGACAAGGCATCGGCGCAGCGGCCGCGCCTCGTGACGGTCGCCGACGATGCCGCGCAGGCGCGTTATGTCGTCGAACAGGTGCTGGCCGCGCGCGAAGCCGGCGTCAGGCTGAAGTCGCAGGCGGTGCTGTTTCGCGCCGCGCACCATAGCGCCGCGCTCGAGGTCGAGCTGACCCGGCGCAACATTCCGTTCGTCAAGTTCGGCGGACTCAAGTTTCTCGACTCGATACACGTGAAGGACGTGCTCGCGGTGCTGCGCTGGGCGGAGAATCCGCGCGACCGGGTGGCGGGTTTTCGCGTCGTTCAGTTGCTGCCGGGCGTGGGGCCGGCAACGGCGGCGCGGGTGCTGGACGTGGCGGTTGGGGCCCCGCCGGCCGGCGTCTCGGCGGCTGGCAACTCTGCGGTGGGCAACTCGGCCCCTGTAGCGGCGCGCACCGCCACGGCTCAAACACTCGCCAGCTTCGTGCCGCCGCCGCGCGCGCAGGAAGACTGGCCATCGTTCGTCGCACTGATGTCGACGCTGAACGAACGCAAGTCGGTGTGGCCCGCCGAATTCGAGTTGATCCGCCGCTGGTACGAGCCGCACCTCGAGCGCAATCACGAAGACGCGATCGTGCGTCACGCGGACCTGCTGCAAATGGAAAGCATCGCCGGCACCTATGCGTCGCGCGAACGGTTTCTGACCGAACTGACGCTCGATCCGCCCGATGCGACGAGCGGCGAGTCCGGCGTGCCGCTGCTCGACGAGGACTACCTGATCCTGTCGACCATTCACTCCGCCAAAGGCCAGGAATGGCGCAATGTATTCGTGCTCAACGGCGTCGACGGCTGCATTCCGTCGGACCTCGCCACCGGCAGCGACGAAGAGATCGACGAGGAGCGGCGTCTGCTGTATGTCGCAATGACGCGCGCGAAGGAAGATCTGCATATCGTCGTGCCGCAGCGCTTCTACGTGCACAACCAGACCCATCTGGGCGACCGGCACGTATGGGCATCGCGTACGCGGTTTATTCCGGTGGACCTGCTGCCGCTGTTCGACGCCTACGCGTGGCCGCCCGTGGCGGTGCCCGCTGCGCCGACCGCGGCAGGGCTGGCGGCTGCCGCGCAAGCCAAAGTGGAAATTGCCGCGAAGCTCAGGAAGATGTGGGAATGA
- the panS gene encoding ketopantoate/pantoate/pantothenate transporter PanS, which translates to MLSRVTRLFPLWAVLVSLAAYFAPASVAGIAPHVTALLTLIMLSMGVTLSIADFQRVFTRPAPVVAGIVLHYLVMPLAAWAIAKMLRMPPDLTAGMVLVGSVASGTASNVMIYLARGDVALSVTISALSTLVGVFATPLLTRLYVAASIAVDVRGMLLSIVQIVALPIVAGLAINHLCGRLVRRIEPVLPLVSMVSILLIIAAVVGGTQASIAPVGLTVALGVVLHNGIGLLGGYWGGRLLGFDEAVCRTLAIEVGMQNSGLAATLGKLYFAPIAALPGALFSVWHNLSGSLLAGFWAGRPARDPHRSHTTMQTERAATLDSEPR; encoded by the coding sequence ATGCTTTCCCGCGTTACCCGTCTCTTTCCGCTGTGGGCCGTGCTCGTTTCGCTGGCCGCTTACTTCGCGCCTGCGTCCGTGGCCGGCATCGCGCCGCACGTGACGGCGCTGCTCACGCTGATCATGCTGTCGATGGGCGTCACGCTGTCGATCGCCGATTTTCAGCGCGTCTTCACACGTCCCGCACCGGTCGTCGCTGGCATCGTGCTCCACTATCTCGTGATGCCGCTCGCCGCATGGGCCATCGCGAAGATGCTGCGCATGCCGCCCGATCTGACCGCCGGCATGGTCCTCGTCGGCAGCGTCGCGAGCGGCACCGCATCGAACGTGATGATCTATCTCGCGCGCGGCGACGTCGCGCTGTCGGTCACGATCAGCGCGTTGTCCACGCTCGTCGGCGTGTTCGCGACGCCGCTGCTCACGCGCCTGTACGTCGCCGCGTCGATTGCCGTCGACGTGCGCGGCATGCTGCTGAGCATCGTGCAGATCGTCGCGCTGCCGATCGTGGCCGGCCTCGCCATCAACCATCTGTGCGGCAGGCTCGTACGCCGCATCGAGCCCGTGCTGCCGCTCGTCTCGATGGTGTCGATCCTGCTGATCATCGCGGCCGTGGTCGGCGGCACGCAGGCGAGCATCGCGCCGGTGGGTCTTACGGTTGCGCTCGGCGTCGTGCTGCACAACGGCATCGGTCTGCTCGGCGGTTACTGGGGCGGGCGTCTGCTCGGCTTCGACGAAGCCGTCTGCCGCACGCTGGCCATCGAAGTGGGCATGCAGAACTCGGGCCTTGCAGCAACGCTCGGCAAGCTTTATTTCGCACCGATCGCTGCGCTGCCCGGCGCGCTCTTTTCGGTGTGGCACAACCTGTCGGGTTCATTACTCGCCGGCTTCTGGGCGGGCCGGCCGGCGCGCGACCCGCATCGATCGCATACGACGATGCAAACGGAGCGCGCAGCCACGCTCGACAGCGAACCTCGCT